The Nitrospira sp. sequence TCAGCGAGCCCATCCTGATGCAATCCGCGCGTCACGATCACCGCCAAGACGATCAACAAGACGTTCACCACCGCCTGATCGAACACTCTCGACAACCCCGCGTCGGCAAGAACCAATCCGCCGCCGATCAGCAAGCCAACCACCGGGTACCAGGCCATCGACCTCGCGAGTTCGACAGCGGTCGGTTCGTGCAAGGCATGGCTCAACGGAATCCCCGTCAGGAAGTGCCAGGCGAATACAAAAGGGCGAACGAGCGTTCCCATGGGTCCTAGGCTTTCTCCGACACGCCAGCCTCACCGAATGTCGCCATCTCTGTATAGATTTTCACGGCGGCACAGACCAGGCTCATGCCTAAACAGGCGCCGGTGCCTTCACCGAGACGCAAATCGAGATCCAGCAACGGCTTCAGCCCGAGGTGATCGAAGATCGCGGCATGTCCCCGTTCAACGGAACGATGCGACGCGATGAGATACTCGCGGCAGCGAGGCTGAAGTCCTACGGCGATCAATGCCGCGGCTCCGGCAATGAACCCATCCAGCACCACCGGCACGCGCTCCGCCGCGGCACCGAGGATCAACCCGGCCAGCCCGCCGATTTCCAACCCGCCCACTTTGGCCAACACGTCAAGTGCATCGGTTCGATTAGGGCGATGCAGATCGAGCGCCTGTTGGATGATCGCCACCTTCCTCACATGCCCCGCATCATCAATACCCGTTCCGCGCCCGGTCACTTCAGCCACAGGCCGTCCGGTCATCACCGCCGTGATTGCCGCACTGGGCGTCGTATTTCCAATGCCCATATCACCGGTACCGATGAGGCCAATGCCTTCCTGAGCCGCCTGCGTCGCGAGCTCGACTCCGATCAAGACTGCCTGCTCCGCTTCTGCGCGAGACATCGCAGGTTCAATCGCCAGATTGCGCGTCCCCCGCATCACTTTCTTCGAGATCAGATCCGGCACCGCTCCGAAATCATGATCGACGCCGATGTCCACCACGCGCACGCCCACGCCGGCATGACGGGCCAACACATTCACACCCGCCCCGCCGCGCAGGAAGTTCAACACCATCTGCGGCGTGACTTCTCTGGGATAGGCACTCACGCCTTCCTTAGTGACGCCATGATCCGCCGCAAAAGTAAAGACCACGCCACGAGGAATCGCCGGCTTCAGCTCCCCGGTCATCATCACATAACGCGCCGCGACTTCCTCCAATCGCCCTAAACTGCTTTGAGGCTTCGTGAGGCGATCCAGTCGTGCCTGGGCTTTTGCCAGTAACTGGGGATCGGGTGATTGAATCCGGTCACACACAGCTTGTAACGACATTCCCATTCCCCCTCTTCATTTCAATCGAAGCGGAATCCCGCTCACGGCCAGGTGCGCCTCATCGGCGCCTGCAGCGAGCAATTGGTTCACCCGCCCGGCCAGATCTCGAAAGGCCCGAACAGTCGGCTCCGCCGGCACGAGCCCCAGCCCCAACTCGTTGCTCACGATCACGATCCTCGCCTTCGTCTTCCGCATCGCCTCCAGCAAGCCGGCCACTCGCTTGAGCACCAGTGGCTCTTTCATCCCCGAGCCCTGCAGATTGCTGAGCCAGAGCGTCACACAATCAACGACAATCGTCTGATAGCGGCTCCCTGCGCGCGCAAACCAGGCTGCGAGTTCGAGCGGCACCTCTGCCGTCTCCCAATCCGCTGCACGGCTTGCCTGATGCCGTGCAATCCTTGCCGACATCTCAGCGTCAAGACCTTGCCCCGTCGCGACAAACGCTCTCGGCCCCTTCGACCCAGCAAGCCGCAGAGCGATCTCGCTCTTTCCCGACGCCGACCCACCGAGCACGAAGATGATCCGGCTCACGGACTTTGCCCGAATGGAGCTACTCCGCTTTCTTGGCGACATCCCGCTCCCACAAGAATTCCGGCTCTCCCTGCGTCTTCGCCACCCAGCGCGCGAGCACAAACAACGTGTCGCTCAGCCGATTCACATACTTAATAATCGCCGAATCGACGGGTTCGATTTTCGACAGGGCCACACAGAGCCGCTCAGCCCGTCGGCACACGGTTCGAGCTTGATGCAGGAAACTGGAGACTTTTCCTCCGCCCGGCAGGATGAATTCCTTCAGCGGCTTCAATTCCTTCTGACAGCGATCGATCAGCTTCTCTAACCGCGTCACATCCTTCGCCGTCACCTGCGGCATATTTTTAAACGTCTGGCCCGGCGCGGTGGCCAAGATGCTCCCGACATCGAACAGCTTGTTCTGCACCCAACGCAGCTCTTCTTCGAGGATGCCCGCCGCTGAATACTCGTCGAGCATGTCGGCATTCATAGCGCGCACGACTCCGATTGAAGCGTTCAACTCATCGACCGTCCCATAGGCCTCGACCCGCAGACTGTCTTTCCAGACCTGCTGGCCTCCCGCAAGACGCGTTTTCCCCGCGTCGCCTGTCCTCGTATAGACTTTGGTAATACGCATCACAATTTCCCCTCAGATCCGGCCGCGGTATTGCCCCACGATTCGTAGTGAATGAGTTCTTCCACCGGAATCCTCGCGCGCCACCCGGCTACCTCCAAGTCCGGCTTCGTCGCAAAGTCCGACACGTACCCGAGACAGAGATAGGCTAGCACTTTGACCGGCTTAGGCACCCCGAGTACCCGTTTCAACGCGCCATGATCGAGAATGCTGACCCACCCAACCCCGATGCCCTCCGCACGTGCGGCCAGCCAAAGATTTTGAATGGCGCAGCAGGTGCTGTACAGATCCGTATCGCGCACCGTCGAACGGCCCAGCACGTGAGGGCCTCCTCGCTGGCGGCTGCACGTCACGCCGATATTGATCGGGGCTTCCTCGATCCCCTCCAGCTTGAGGCTCCGGTAGAGCGCGGCCCGCTCTCCTCGATAGCGCGTCGCGGCTTCGGTATTGGCCTGCTGAAAGAGCTCTTTCACCGCGCCCTTGGTCGCACGATCGCGAACCACGACAAAATCCCATGGCTGCATGAATCCCACAGACCCGGCATGGTGGGCTGCGGTCAGCACGCGCGTCAAGATCCGGTCAGGAATCGGCGTCGGAAGAAAGTTCCGGCGGACATCGCGCCGCTCAAAGATCGCCCGATAGACCGCCTCCCGCTCTGGCAAGCTAAACTCATGGCGCGGTCCATGGCCTTCTTGCGTCACGCTCGCCCGAGGAGCTGCTCCATCGCGGCCGGATCGTATGACCCTGCGAACACCCGTTTCCCGAGACATACATCTCCTTCACATGGCTTCAACCAACTGACACAGGCCTTCCATTGGACGATCGAATGGAAGTACAGCTCAATCACCCTGTGGTCCTGTCTCAGCTAACTCGAAGTCCTGAATCGGTTGGTCCGTGCCGCTACCACACCGGCCACGCTCAATAACGCATGAATACCACCGGCAATGCCGACATAGAACAACACTGACGAGAAGGCTCCTGGGAAATACTCCACAAGACGCGTGGCAAACTGGGTCAGATTCGTCTGCTCAAAACGGCCGGAGAAAAAGTAAAAGCCGCCGCTTGAGATCAGTTCGCAGAAAGCCGTGCCGAGCACGAGACTCACCGCCAGCGGAAGCAGCGTGGCCACCCTCTCCTGGTGACGCGCGGCGTACCAGCGGCCGGCTCCCCACAACACACCATAGGCCGGCAACAAAAAGCCATAGGCGGGACTGACACAGAAGTTATCCACGCCGCCCCACGTCACCGCCGCAAAATCGAGCAATGCCGCTTCAACCAGCAACGCCGGAAAAACCCAGCGAGAGGAGAGATAGAGTCCGGCAAGAAAGAAGACTGCCCAGGAGGCGCTCGGCAGATGTTCGAGCGTGCCGAAATGGTGGCCGCGCGTGGCGGCCATCAGCGTGGCCAGAGCGCTACCGATGACGATCTGCGTCCGGGGAGAATTTATACACATCGTAGGGTCCCTCCTAGCGAGTTGTTGGATATCCGACTCTGAATATTTTCATCACGCGCACGGTTCACGTGGCACGCTGATTACTCTGCGATATCTGAGGGCCCAGTTCGCCGGCGGCAACTTTCCCCAAACAGACGGGACAGAGACAATCTTTATAATGTGCAGCGATCCAATCCATCTGATCTTCCGTGATGCCGACCTTCCCGCACCAACACTGGTAGCCACCGCACGAGAATGCCACACCGCAAGCTTCGCACGTCTTGGTGACCGGACCTCTCATAGTGCTTCCCACCTCGCGCGTCGGGAATCCTTCAGGCTGTTCAAAATGGCCGTCCAGCGCGGCCGAAGCAAGCGAAGAGGCGAGGAGGTACATACCAAGCTTCGCTTGACCCGCTCGCTTCGATCATATGCGAGCGGATAGGCCCTTCGCCTCAAGTCAGCTCTTCCGTACGTTGAGCCGCTGAGCGACGCGAGAACAAAGCTGGCGGACTTTTTCAACAGCCTGATCAAAATTCCACCCCCGGTTGCGCCTTAATGCCCTTACGGAACGGATGCTTGATCTGCTTCATCTCGGTGACGAGATCGGCTTCTTCTATTAAGACGTCCTTCGCCCCACGGCCCGTCAGCACCACATGTTGCATCGGAGGGCGAGCACGCAGTACGGTCACCACCTCCGCCACATCCACATAATCCTGCTGTAGCGCGATATTGAACTCGTCGAGAATCACCATCGCATAGGACGGATCGCGCAGGAACCCGCAGACGGTCTTCCAAGCTTCTTGAGCGAATGTCGTATCTCGTTCACGATCCTGCGTTTCCCAGGTATAGCCTTCACCCATTCGAAGAAACGTGACGCGATCGCCGAACGATTTCAACGCCCGCTCTTCCGCAGTGTCGATGGCCCCTTTAATAAATTGGACCACGGCCACCTTCATCCCGTGACCGATGCATCGGAGGGCCATCCCCAGCGCAGCGGTCGTTTTGCCTTTGCCCGCTCCCGTATAGACGATCAACAGGCCTCGCTCTTCTTGCGCCGCCTCAATGCGCCGATCGACCGAGGCTTTGAGCCGCTCCATCTTTGCTTTATGTTCATCCTGCTCCGTCATCATCGTCCTCCCTGCGTTCCGCGAGCAGACGAGACCAAGGACGCCGCGACCTGGGGCTGACTGGAGAAATGAAGGTGCGTATAGAGCGCCACCACATTGCCAATCGATAGCCCATCCGGCCCCTTCGATTCTCCTCGAACATCCGTCAGCCCACAGGCATGGGTCAATGGGCCTTTCGAAACTACTGTCGAATAATGAAATTCGTGGCCCCGCACCGTCAGGCCCGCTGCGCCAAGAATACAGGGCCGGGTAAGCTCCACCGTCCGGTATCCCACCGTCAGACCAGGCTTTCGCATCACCGCTTCGGCAGAAAACAGTCCGACCATTTCATGGGGCCGCCCCTCGAAGTCGCGAATGGCTTGCGTGAGGTACATCATGCCGCCGCATTCCGCATAGATCGTCCCGCCCCTCCCGGAAAATTCTCTAATGGAGGTACGCATGGTGATATTTTCCGCCAACTCCGTGCCGTGCAGCTCAGGATAGCCACCACCGAGATACAGCATGGCCACATCATCAGGTATGGCGTGATCTGTCAGTGGAGAAAACGGAACCAGCTCGGCCCCCTCCGCTTCCAGCAGTTCAAGATTCTCAGGATAGTAGAAGCAAAAGGCCTGGTCCCTCGCAACACCTATGCGAACTCCCATCTTCCCCCTCCTTTGTAAGGAGGGGGACGGGGAGGTAGCATCTTTCATCCCACCGGCCGATCGAGCCATGGCCTCGATTCGATCCAGATCGATGGTGTCAGCAGCAGCCTTCGCCAGTCGGTCATATAGTTCGCCGGTGCCTTGCTCCATCGCGGTCACCAGTCCGAGGTGACGATCGGCGATCGTTACGGCCTGATCCGACCGCAAATACCCTACCACCGCCACGTTCGTGTGCTGCTCGACCGCGTCCTTGAGCAGCTGGTAGTGTCCCTCGCTGTCGACCCGATTAAACAAGACACCCGCTACCTTCAACGCCGGATCGAACTGCGCGTACCCCGACACCATCGCCGCAGCGGAACGCGCCATCGCGCTGCCGTCGATGACAAGAAGGACCGGCGCATCCAACTGTTTGGCCAATTCAGCCGTGCTGCCAATCTCGTTCACCGGCGAACTGCCGTCGAACAATCCCATCATCCCTTCGATGATCGAGATATCCGCATCGGCTGCGGCCCGGCCAAAGACTTGGCGATTGAGAGCCGCTCCCAGCATCCAGCCATCCAGGTTGCGAGATGCACGACCGGTGGCCGCCGTGTGATGGCCGGGATCGATAAAATCAGGTCCCGCCTTGAACGGCTGCACCCGGCGGCCCCGCTCTCGCAGAGCCGCCAGGATCGCCAACGTCACCGTCGTCTTACCCACACCGCTCGCCGTGCCGGCAATGACCAGTCTCGGATGAGTCATGTACTCAACCTCATGGTTTGGCACTAAATGCGACACGCACGCCGCCGAATATCGAGCGAATCGGAACCCCGGCACTGGCGACCTCCTCGTACTTTTCATTGAAGAGGTTTTCCGCGCGGAGGTAGACCTGCACCTGCTTCGTCACATCATACGTAGCCGCCAGCGACCAGACATCGAACGCGCGAAGGCTTTGATTGTTTCCCGTGGTATTGAACCGCGAGCCTACATAACGGCCCGTGACGGTGATCCACATCGGCTCGATGGGTTGATACCCAAGCACCATACTCCATTGATCGACCGGCCAACGCGGGAGACGCGCCGCCGTATCCAGATCTCTGGTCAAAGTATTCGTATACTGCGCCTGGAAGGTCAGCCCTCGAAGAAACATCCGTTCGCTGGTGTAGGCGTACGACAAACTGGCCTCCCACCCCTTCGTCGATGCATCACCAAGTTGCTGCGGACAAAACCCGAATGTACTAAAGGGAGCACAAAACACCGGATCGTTCGTCGTCACGATCAGATTGCGGTAGCGGTTCCAGAAAAACCCTCCGCTGAGCTTGAGAGACTTGGAAAGGAAGAACTGATCGACCCCCACATCCATGCTCTGACTCTTTT is a genomic window containing:
- the cobO gene encoding cob(I)yrinic acid a,c-diamide adenosyltransferase, producing the protein MMTEQDEHKAKMERLKASVDRRIEAAQEERGLLIVYTGAGKGKTTAALGMALRCIGHGMKVAVVQFIKGAIDTAEERALKSFGDRVTFLRMGEGYTWETQDRERDTTFAQEAWKTVCGFLRDPSYAMVILDEFNIALQQDYVDVAEVVTVLRARPPMQHVVLTGRGAKDVLIEEADLVTEMKQIKHPFRKGIKAQPGVEF
- a CDS encoding bifunctional adenosylcobinamide kinase/adenosylcobinamide-phosphate guanylyltransferase, with product MSPRKRSSSIRAKSVSRIIFVLGGSASGKSEIALRLAGSKGPRAFVATGQGLDAEMSARIARHQASRAADWETAEVPLELAAWFARAGSRYQTIVVDCVTLWLSNLQGSGMKEPLVLKRVAGLLEAMRKTKARIVIVSNELGLGLVPAEPTVRAFRDLAGRVNQLLAAGADEAHLAVSGIPLRLK
- the cobT gene encoding nicotinate-nucleotide--dimethylbenzimidazole phosphoribosyltransferase, coding for MSLQAVCDRIQSPDPQLLAKAQARLDRLTKPQSSLGRLEEVAARYVMMTGELKPAIPRGVVFTFAADHGVTKEGVSAYPREVTPQMVLNFLRGGAGVNVLARHAGVGVRVVDIGVDHDFGAVPDLISKKVMRGTRNLAIEPAMSRAEAEQAVLIGVELATQAAQEGIGLIGTGDMGIGNTTPSAAITAVMTGRPVAEVTGRGTGIDDAGHVRKVAIIQQALDLHRPNRTDALDVLAKVGGLEIGGLAGLILGAAAERVPVVLDGFIAGAAALIAVGLQPRCREYLIASHRSVERGHAAIFDHLGLKPLLDLDLRLGEGTGACLGMSLVCAAVKIYTEMATFGEAGVSEKA
- the bluB gene encoding 5,6-dimethylbenzimidazole synthase, which produces MSRETGVRRVIRSGRDGAAPRASVTQEGHGPRHEFSLPEREAVYRAIFERRDVRRNFLPTPIPDRILTRVLTAAHHAGSVGFMQPWDFVVVRDRATKGAVKELFQQANTEAATRYRGERAALYRSLKLEGIEEAPINIGVTCSRQRGGPHVLGRSTVRDTDLYSTCCAIQNLWLAARAEGIGVGWVSILDHGALKRVLGVPKPVKVLAYLCLGYVSDFATKPDLEVAGWRARIPVEELIHYESWGNTAAGSEGKL
- a CDS encoding cobyrinate a,c-diamide synthase, translated to MTHPRLVIAGTASGVGKTTVTLAILAALRERGRRVQPFKAGPDFIDPGHHTAATGRASRNLDGWMLGAALNRQVFGRAAADADISIIEGMMGLFDGSSPVNEIGSTAELAKQLDAPVLLVIDGSAMARSAAAMVSGYAQFDPALKVAGVLFNRVDSEGHYQLLKDAVEQHTNVAVVGYLRSDQAVTIADRHLGLVTAMEQGTGELYDRLAKAAADTIDLDRIEAMARSAGGMKDATSPSPSLQRRGKMGVRIGVARDQAFCFYYPENLELLEAEGAELVPFSPLTDHAIPDDVAMLYLGGGYPELHGTELAENITMRTSIREFSGRGGTIYAECGGMMYLTQAIRDFEGRPHEMVGLFSAEAVMRKPGLTVGYRTVELTRPCILGAAGLTVRGHEFHYSTVVSKGPLTHACGLTDVRGESKGPDGLSIGNVVALYTHLHFSSQPQVAASLVSSARGTQGGR
- a CDS encoding cob(I)yrinic acid a,c-diamide adenosyltransferase; the encoded protein is MRITKVYTRTGDAGKTRLAGGQQVWKDSLRVEAYGTVDELNASIGVVRAMNADMLDEYSAAGILEEELRWVQNKLFDVGSILATAPGQTFKNMPQVTAKDVTRLEKLIDRCQKELKPLKEFILPGGGKVSSFLHQARTVCRRAERLCVALSKIEPVDSAIIKYVNRLSDTLFVLARWVAKTQGEPEFLWERDVAKKAE